A genome region from Triticum aestivum cultivar Chinese Spring chromosome 2B, IWGSC CS RefSeq v2.1, whole genome shotgun sequence includes the following:
- the LOC123040752 gene encoding cellulose synthase-like protein D3 produces the protein MSKAPRNPGGGSAGAPKSSSGQPVKFARRTPSGRYLSLSREDIDMEGEMGPDYANYTVHIPPTPDNQPMKDGSEPTAVAMKAEEQYVSNSLFTGGFNSVTRAHLMDRVIDSDVKHPQMAGAKATRCAMPACDGKVMRNERGEEVDPCECRFKICRDCYLDAQKDGCLCPGCKEHYKIGDYADDDPHDVSAGKSLLARNQNGEFDHNRWLFESSGTYGYGNAFMPKGGMYEDDLDEDGAGGDGGMPADLSQKPFKPLTRKIPMPTSIISPYRIFIVIRFFVLIFYLTWRIRNPNMEALWLWGMSIVCELWFAFSWLLDMLPKVNPINRSTDLAVLKEKFETHSPSNPHGRSDLPGLDVFVSTADPEKEPVLTTANTILSILAVDYPVEKLACYVSDDGGALLTFEAMAEAASFANIWVPFCKKHDIEPRNPDSYFALKGDPTKGKRRSDFVKDRRKVKREYDEFKVRINGLPDSIRRRSDAFNAREDMKMLKHLRETGADPSEQPKVKKATWMADGTHWPGTWAVSSPDHAKGNHAGILQVMLRPPSPDPLYGMHDEDQLVDYSDVDTRLPMLVYMSREKRPGYDHNKKAGAMNALVRCSAVMSNAPFILNFDCDHYINNTQAIREAMCFMMDRGGERICYIQFPQRFEGIDPSDRYANHNTVFFDGNMRALDGLQGPMYVGTGCMFRRFALYGFDPPRTAEYTGWLFKKKKVTNFKDPESDTQQLKAEDFDAELTAQLVPRRFGNSSAMLASIPIAEFQARPIADHPAVLHGRPPGTLTVPRPPLDPPTVAEAVSVISCWYEDKTEWGDRVGWIYGSVTEDVVTGYRMHNRGWRSVYWISKRDAFLGTAPINMTDRLHQVLRWATGSVEIFFSRNNAFLASRKLMFLQRVAYLNVGIYPFTSIFLLTYCFIPALSLFSGFFIVQTLNVAFLFYLLTITVTLIALGILEVKWSGIELEDWWRNEQFWLISGISAHLYAVVQGLLKVMAGIEISFTLTAKAAAEDNEDIYADLYVVKWSSLLIPPITIGMLNIIAIAFAFARTIYSDNPRWGKFIGGGFFSFWVLAHLNPFAKGLMGRRGKTPTIIFVWSGLISITISLLWVALSPPEANSTGGARGGGFQFP, from the exons ATGTCGAAGGCGCCCAGGAACCCCGGCGGCGGGTCGGCGGGCGCGCCCAAGTCGTCGTCCGGGCAGCCGGTGAAGTTCGCGCGCCGGACGCCGAGCGGGCGGTATCTCAGCCTGTCGCGCGAGGACATAGACATGGAGGGCGAGATGGGGCCGGACTACGCCAACTACACGGTGCACATCCCGCCCACCCCGGACAACCAGCCCATGAAGGACGGCTCGGAGCCGACGGCCGTGGCGATGAAGGCCGAGGAGCAGTACGTGTCCAACTCGCTCTTCACCGGCGGGTTCAACAGCGTGACCCGCGCCCACCTCATGGACAGGGTCATCGACTCCGACGTGAAGCACCCGCAGATGGCCGGGGCCAAGGCCACCCGCTGCGCCATGCCGGCCTGCGACGGCAAGGTCATGCGCAACGAGCGCGGCGAGGAGGTCGACCCCTGCGAGTGTAGGTTCAAGATCTGCCGTGACTGCTACCTGGACGCGCAGAAGGACGGCTGTCTCTGCCCCGGGTGCAAGGAGCACTACAAGATCGGCGACTACGCCGACGACGACCCGCATGACGTGTCGGCAGGGAAGTCCCTGCTCGCCCGGAACCAGAACGGGGAGTTCGACCACAACCGGTGGCTCTTCGAGAGCTCCGGCACCTACGGCTATGGCAACGCGTTCATGCCCAAGGGCGGCATGTACGAGGACGACCTGGACGAGGACGGcgcaggcggcgacggcggcatgcCGGCGGACTTGAGCCAGAAGCCGTTCAAGCCGCTGACGCGGAAGATACCGATGCCGACGTCGATCATCAGCCCGTACCGGATCTTCATCGTCATCCGGTTCTTCGTGCTCATCTTCTACCTCACCTGGCGTATCCGCAACCCTAACATGGAGGCGCTCTGGCTCTGGGGCATGTCCATCGTCTGCGAGCTCTGGTTCGCCTTCTCCTGGCTTCTCGACATGCTCCCCAAGGTGAACCCCATCAACCGCAGCACCGACCTCGCCGTGCTCAAGGAGAAGTTCGAGACGCACTCGCCGTCCAACCCCCACGGCAGGTCCGACCTGCCGGGCCTCGACGTCTTCGTCTCCACCGCCGACCCGGAGAAGGAGCCGGTGCTCACCACCGCCAACACCATCCTCTCCATCCTGGCCGTGGACTACCCCGTGGAGAAGCTCGCATGCTACGTGTCCGACGACGGAGGCGCGCTGCTCACCTTCGAGGCCATGGCGGAGGCCGCGAGCTTCGCCAACATATGGGTGCCATTCTGCAAGAAGCACGACATCGAGCCCCGCAACCCAGACAGCTACTTCGCCCTCAAGGGAGACCCCACCAAGGGCAAGCGGCGGTCGGACTTCGTCAAGGACCGACGCAAGGTGAAGCGGGAATACGATGAGTTCAAGGTGCGAATCAACGGCCTCCCGGACTCGATCCGCCGCCGCTCCGACGCCTTCAACGCCCGCGAGGACATGAAGATGCTCAAGCACCTCCGTGAGACCGGCGCCGACCCGTCGGAGCAGCCTAAGGTGAAGAAGGCTACCTGGATGGCCGACGGCACGCATTGGCCGGGCACCTGGGCCGTGTCCTCGCCTGACCACGCCAAGGGTAACCACGCCGGCATCCTACAG GTGATGCTGAGGCCGCCGTCGCCGGACCCGCTGTACGGCATGCATGACGAGGACCAGCTGGTCGACTACAGTGACGTAGACACCCGGCTGCCGATGCTGGTGTACATGTCGCGGGAGAAGCGGCCGGGGTACGACCACAACAAGAAGGCAGGCGCCATGAACGCCCTGGTGCGGTGCTCCGCCGTCATGTCCAACGCGCCCTTCATCCTCAACTTCGACTGCGACCACTACATCAACAACACGCAGGCCATCCGCGAGGCCATGTGCTTCATGATGGACCGCGGCGGCGAGCGCATCTGCTACATCCAGTTCCCGCAGAGGTTCGAGGGCATCGACCCCTCCGACCGCTACGCCAACCACAACACCGTCTTCTTCGATGGCAACATGCGCGCGCTCGACGGCCTCCAGGGCCCCATGTACGTCGGCACCGGCTGCATGTTCCGTCGCTTCGCGCTCTACGGCTTCGACCCGCCTCGGACGGCCGAGTACACAGGCTGGCtcttcaagaagaagaaggtgACCAACTTCAAGGACCCCGAGTCGGACACGCAACAGCTCAAGGCGGAGGACTTCGATGCGGAGCTCACGGCGCAGCTGGTGCCCAGGCGGTTCGGCAACTCGTCGGCAATGCTGGCGTCCATCCCCATCGCCGAGTTCCAGGCGCGTCCAATCGCCGACCACCCCGCCGTGCTGCACGGAAGGCCGCCAGGCACGCTCACCGTGCCACGCCCGCCGCTGGACCCGCCCACTGTTGCCGAGGCCGTCTCCGTCATCTCCTGCTGGTACGAGGACAAGACCGAGTGGGGAGACCGTGTGGGATGGATCTACGGCTCCGTCACAGAGGACGTGGTCACTGGCTACCGCATGCACAACCGCGGCTGGCGCTCCGTCTACTGGATCAGCAAACGCGACGCCTTCCTTGGCACAGCCCCCATCAACATGACCGACCGTCTGCACCAG GTGTTGCGTTGGGCGACGGGGTCGGTGGAGATCTTCTTCTCCCGGAACAACGCGTTCCTGGCATCGCGGAAGCTCATGTTCCTGCAGCGGGTCGCGTACCTCAACGTCGGCATCTACCCGTTCACCTCCATCTTCCTGCTCACCTACTGCTTCATCCCGGCGCTTTCCCTCTTCTCCGGGTTCTTCATCGTGCAGACGCTCAACGTCGCCTTCCTCTTCTACCTCCTCACCATCACGGTCACCCTCATCGCGCTCGGCATCCTCGAGGTCAAGTGGTCAGGCATTGAACTCGAGGACTGGTGGCGCAATGAGCAATTCTGGCTCATCTCAG GCATAAGCGCGCACCTATATGCGGTGGTGCAGGGGTTGCTCAAGGTGATGGCCGGGATTGAGATCTCCTTCACACTGACCGCCAAGGCGGCGGCTGAAGACAACGAGGACATCTACGCGGACCTCTACGTCGTCAAGTGGTCATCGCTGCTCATCCCGCCCATCACCATCGGCATGCTCAACATCATCGCCATCGCCTTCGCCTTCGCCCGCACCATCTATAGCGACAACCCACGGTGGGGCAAGTTCATCGGCGGCGGTTTCTTCAGCTTTTGGGTGCTCGCTCATCTCAACCCATTCGCCAAGGGTCTCATGGGCCGCCGCGGCAAGACACCCACCATCATCTTTGTCTGGTCAGGCCTCATATCCATCACCATCTCCCTCCTGTGGGTGGCCCTCAGTCCACCGGAGGCGAACTCCACCGGTGGTGCACGAGGCGGCGGATTCCAGTTCCCTTAA